CTTGTCAGTTCTGACAGCATCAACGGTCTTCTGGGCAACTACTTCAGGCTTAAGTGGTGGAAAGAGCTGAGGAAACctagaaaataatacatttaagatttggAGATAAATGGAGCAATCTTATTAAATGAATAACTTTTTTATCTGGTTATATAGATTCAGAGTTTCGAGTGTCTACCAACCTGACTCTCATACCCCGAAACATCTCTGTGTTGGTGTGGAAAGGAAGCACAGTGGTGCAGCCGACACCGGGACAGTCCAATAAGCCAAGTGTCAAACTCTCCATGAAAGCCAGTGATGAGGCTTTAGAGGTGCAATAGTCTATGGCCCCAGGGATTGGGGACTGGGACAGGATGGAGTTAATGCACACTACATGGCCGTGTTGTAGTTCCAGCATTCGAGGCAGGAAAGCTTTTGTTGTCTAAAGCATTAacataaaaagagagaaagaagggaAGAAGACAAATGCATGAAGGGTAATGAAGAACAGAACCAACATGAGAAATTGTCTGCAGTGTCATTACATATTATATTTCCCATTACATTTAGCTGATAATTCTATTTATGTCTCCTTATGACAAGGTCCTTTGATcttaatacagaaaaaaatgcagagagTTTCAAAACTCCTCCGATGTGAGGCAATTTGGAAATTCCTCACTTCACCTGCCATAATAGCAGTCATGACTGACATGTCCGGGGTGCCTTCTGCATATACTTTCATACTAtgatcaaaacataaaagtaaGGATAATCCACCAGAAGGAATTCCCCTAATTCTGCAGGCAAACAATCTCTGCTTTGACTTATGAAATGCTTACCCAGAACTGTCCCAAGGTGTTGATATGTTGAGTTTTCAGAAGAGCATCGTCATCGCTGTCCATAAAACTTTTACCATGCACTACAGCTGCATTGTTCACTAATATTGTAACATCTCCAACCTTGGATAAAAAAGCACAAGATACCATGGACattaaaattgaaatgaaatgctGGAAAGCAAGAAGATGTTTAAAAGGTAGATGGAATTGCCTCTGCTTGTAACTTTTAACTTAGGACAGTTTACCTTTTCTCTCACCACTTTGGCTTGTTTGTACACTTCGTCCCGATTGGCCACATCACATACAAAGTAGCAGCATTCTGATCCAGAGAGGGAGATTTCTTCAGCTGTCTCTTTTAAACACTTCTCTGTTCTGCCCCAAAGGATCACCTGATAAGCAGCAAGATTTTTAAAGGTTAGAGACAAATAAAGAGAGGTTCTGTAAAGAAACTGAGCACAACACAAACTAATTAAGTGCACTCTTATGTGTACTGTATATTATGTGAGAGGGTAAAAAGGGGATTTACTTATTCTTTATTTGTTATAGTCAGTCTTTGACTGAACATGACATCTTTTATACAACTTTTTGGCAATAAGACATGTTGCTCTTTTCATTGATAGAACAAAGAGGCcatttttactcaaacaaaTAGTCTTCGTACAAGATTAAAGGCTTCGAGGTTGCTGTGAATGAACTGTCTCTTCATCCACCCGTACACTAAATGAACGCTAGTCATTTGAGCAGGGAACTTGGTGTTGGCTGGGGATGGGAAGGAGGGGGACCCAGTGATTGGGCAATTAGATCTGTCAGTCTTTGGGGTCAGGGAAAGGTAATGAAATCACGGGGTCAGCCATCCTCATCTCTCAAATACAAATTCTCAGAGAGATTACACAGCTTGTTGGGCAGATGAGCCTTGTCATTGCTGGTAAGGGAGTCCGAAgacaatgtgtgtgtgaagagcTGAGGATGTCAGTGCAGGCTTTGGCTGGTTGCCCATGACTGTGAGAATAGCACTGGGCAAAAATATCCACAGTAAAGTGATCTTGCATATTTAAGTCAGGAAGCGTGTAGTCAGCAAGGCTGCTTCTTGGCCCAATGTTCAGTCTGGAATCTCGTATTATTTTGCCAATGTTTATTTGCAAACACCCATTTACTCAGTTGGTATGCAGGAATTTACATTGACTTTGAGATATGACTCTAAAGAATGTCATTACAAAAGTTATATTTGAGAATTTTGcagaaactggattttttttacagtgttggtGTTCTAAATATATGACTGCACAATCTGGAGATCTGCTATTTGTAGAGGCGAATCAAAGTCAGTGACTCTATACAATCAACTAAGGTGTCTTAGTTAATATTTTGCCAACTGGTATTATAATTTGAAATGTACTGCTTTGTATTATAACTATGATTGAACCTGAAAGTATGTAATTAAGTTTTAATAATTCCATATGATTGGAATAATTGATCATATACTGTAGTTCTGCATGTAGATGGGATCTAATTGCCTTGTAAAGTACCTTGAGATGGCATTTGTTATGAATTAgtgctgaataaataaactcaattgGAACAGAACCAAATACAGTATTGTCAGAAAACAATGGAAAATCTTCAGATCCAATCTTTTCACATTATGATTCTCTTTGGTAGTGTTCTGGTTAATGATGAACATGGTAGATTatcataaacaaatatttaagcaATGTAGTTTAGGGGGACCAGCGACTACATTCTTCAATGTGCTCTTCAATTCCTTATCATAACTGTTGGCAATCAGGAGTTTTCCTCCTTCTGAAAACAGCTCTTGTTTGAttggggttttgtttgtttgcttcatttGCAAGGCCATTTAAGTAATCACTGAAGGAAGACAGGTcttgataaataatttaaagcttttaataGGATTTGAGCCAGACAAATAAAGTTGACAGTTCTCATTAAAACTCGGCACTTAAAACTGTGTTCTCctgttaaaacattatttaatttatcagTTTATCACCCGTCAAAGCACAGAGGACAATCAGAGCAAGCACACATTGGCCAAATTGACATCTGAATAGAAAACTGTTTATAATTGTTCTTGCAAAGGCAGTGTACTTTGGTGGTAAACCGCTGATTGCTCCAACAAGGCATGCCTAACAAGACATAATGTCAACACACGAATCAAGTAAAAGCTCTCTAATCAACAAATTAATGTGGTAGAGCTTGAAAGAAATTCTTGACAGAGATAGAGCATGTCACTCAATACAGACTGAGGCACAACTCTGTGTACTGAGTTGCTTCAGCTGAATTACAGTGATACTTTATCTCCCAAGTCTCAATGTATGGGTGGGTATGAGCCCTCCTTTTCACACCCATTGTATGAGCCAGCAGAGAGGCGGCACACAGAGGGGGCAGCAGGAGTTCAGGAGGCAGTCGCCTGCCGCTGTCTAATTACTGCAGAGACAGCAAGGTCAGTTGCAGGGCAATACCCAGCTGGGAGTGGTGTGCTTCCCGCCTCAAGCACAGCACAAGCACAACCACACAAACCTGTTGTCTGTGTATTGCTTTAGTTCACCTTCCACATGAAGGTTTACTTGTGTTGTTGAcaactatttttctt
Above is a genomic segment from Xiphophorus couchianus chromosome 20, X_couchianus-1.0, whole genome shotgun sequence containing:
- the dhrs3b gene encoding short-chain dehydrogenase/reductase 3b, with the protein product MELKSAFRMLFFPIQMFYHIVRASLLSLLPSSKKDLSKEVVLITGGGRGIGRHLAMEFAKQGAKKVILWGRTEKCLKETAEEISLSGSECCYFVCDVANRDEVYKQAKVVREKVGDVTILVNNAAVVHGKSFMDSDDDALLKTQHINTLGQFWTTKAFLPRMLELQHGHVVCINSILSQSPIPGAIDYCTSKASSLAFMESLTLGLLDCPGVGCTTVLPFHTNTEMFRGMRVRFPQLFPPLKPEVVAQKTVDAVRTDKVFLYLPWTMHALVILKSFMPQVALEEIHRFSGSYTCMNTFKGRT